GTTCATGGCCGTCTTCAACGGCACGGAGGGCAGTGGAACGCCCTCGACATCACCGTGACCCTGATATGGGATTATGATCCTGTCATTGCAAGGGGCGGTTCCATGAAAGTCGGACCGCTTGCTTAGGCGCTTGACCGCGTTGCCGGTTTCGCGGCCCGTGCGATAGTTGCGGCCATGTGGGAGATTCTCTCCGCCTATTGGCCGCATATCCTCGGCGTCGTCTCGCTGGCGCTGACGGTGGTTGCGGCGAGCCATGCCGCGATGACCAAGGACGAGGTGCGCGCCGCAATCGGCTGGGTCGGCGTCATCGTCCTCTCGCCGATCATCGGGCCGCTGATCTATGCGGTGGGCGGCATCAACCGCATCCGCCGCGCCTCGATCGTCTCGCAGCGCAAGCCCAAGCTTGGCAGCGCTCCGCTCGCGCAGACATTCGAGGTCTCGGATGCCGAGATCGCCGGCGATGTCGGGCGTAGATTCGCCGCGCTGAAGACCCTGGGCGACAAGGCGACGCGTCGCCACCTCAAGACCGGCAACGCCATCGCGGTGCTCAGGACCGGCGACGAGGCCTATGCCGCGATGATGGCGGCGATCGCGGCGGCCGAGCGCTCGATCATCCTGGAGACCTATATCTTCGATCGCGATCCGCTTGGCCTGCGCATCGCCGATGCGCTGATCGCGGCCGTCCGACGCGGCGTCGACGTGCGCGTGCTGATCGATGCCGTCGGCGCGCGCTATTCGGTGCCGAGCATCGTCGGCTACCTGCAAAAGAGCGGCGTGCCAACCGAGGTCTTCAACGGCAATATCATTATCGGCCTGCGGCTGCCCTATGCGAACCTGCGCACCCACCGCAAACTGCTGATCGTCGACGGATGGATCGCCTTCGCCGGCGGCATGAACATCCGCCAGGGCTTTACCTCCGAATTCGCCGGCGTGGCTGCGGCCCACGATACGCATTTCCGCATCGAGGGCCCGGTCGTCGAGGATCTGTTCGGTGTCGCGGCCGAGGATTGGCGCTTCGCCTCGGGCGAGGAGCTCGCCGGCGATGTCTGGACGGTCACGCCGGCGGCGGCGTCGCAAGGCCCGACCGTGTTGATGCGTGCGGTGGCGTCAGGGCCGGATGCCAGCCTGGAGACCAACCACAAGCTGCTGATCGGTGCCTTCTCGGTGGCGCGGACCTCGATCCGGATCATGTCGCCCTATTTCCTGCCGGATCGCGAGCTGATCAGTGCGCTAATTACCGCTGCGCGCCGGGGCGTCGCCATCGACATCGTCGTGCCCGACGTCAACAACCTCGTCCTGGTCGACCGCGCCATGCGGGCGCAGTTCGACCAGGTGCTGAAGGATGGCTGCAAGATCTGGCGCGCCACCGGCTCGTTCGATCACTCCAAGCTACTCGCGATCGACGGTGCCTGGGCCTATGTCGGCTCGTCCAACCTCGATGCGCGCTCGCTCAGGCTGAATTTCGAGATCGATCTCGAAGTGCTCGACGCCGATTTCGCTGGAGGTATCGAGCAGCGCATCGATGCCGCGATCGCCAGGGCACGGCCGGTCACGCTGAAGGGGCTGCGCTCACGGCCTTTTCCCTTGCGCCTGCTCGACCGGATGCTCTGGCTCTGGTCGCCTTATTTGTAAGGCTGGCTGGATGAGTTGCTGTTAGTGGTCCGGGGGTCGATCAGCCTAGGCGCTGCCCCCTCTCCATCTCTCCCCCGTTCCGGGAGAGAGGCGCCTTTGCCTGCCGCCCGTCGCTTCCGATCAAGGCGTGGGAGCCCTCTCCCGGAACGGGGGAGGGTTGGGAGGGGGCAGCTTCAGAATGGAGGTGGCCTCAGGCGTCGAACACGCCCTTGAGGAAGTCCTGCTTGCCGACCTGGAAGCCGTTCTCGCGCAGGATGTCGTAGGCGGTCGTGGCGTGGAAATAGAAGTTCGGTACGGCAAAGCGGGTGATGTAGTCGACGCCCTTCATCGTCACCGTTGCCGATGGGCCGCGCGGGAAGGTCACGTCCTTGTCGAGCCCGGCATCGAGCGCCGCCTTGTCGACCGAGGCGATGAAGTCGAGCGTCTTGGCGATCCGCGCCTTCAGCTCGTCGAAGCTCTTCTCCTCGTCGGGGAAGCGCGGATTTTCCGCTCCGCTCACCCGGGCGGCCGCGTTCTTGGCGAAGTCCGACATCAGCTGGATCTGACGGGTGAAGGACAGCATGTCCGGGGCGAGCCGGCTCGACAGCAGCACCTCCGGCTGGATCTTGCGCTCGGACGCTTCAGCGCCTGCCTTGTCGAGGATCGCGTCGAGCGCCTTCAGGGTCTGGATGAAACCTGGGAAGACGGCGGCATAAGCGGAAAGCGGCATCGGAAATCCTCACCAACGAAAACGGGCCCGGAAAGGGCCCGCTGCGTCTGCCGATATAAGCCTTTCCCCGCCGATGTCAGCGGGCGCCGGCGTCAGTCCTTGGCGCGCTCGACATAGGCCCCGGTCTCGGTCATCACGACGATGCGGGTGCCGGGGCCGATATGCGGCGGCACGGCGGTGCGCACGCCATTGGTCAGGATCGCCGGCTTGTAGGGAGGAGGAGGCCGTCTGGCCCTTGGTCACCGGCTCGGTTTCGGCGACCTCGCAGGTGACGCGCTGCGGCAGCTCGATCGCGACGGCGCGGTCCTCGAACACCGAGAGCGAGACCTTCATGCCTTCCTGAAGATAGGGCGCCATGTCGCCGACGACGCCGCCGTCGACCGGGATCTGGTCGAAGGTCTCGGGGTTCATGAAGACGTACTGTTCGCCGTCCTGGTAGAGATAGGTGAAGTCGCGATCCTCGACATAGGCGCGCTCGACCTGCTCGGTCGTCTTGTAGCGCTGGGTCATCTTCACGCCGTCGGCGATGCGGCGCATGTCGATCTGCGTCGTCGGCGTGCCCTTGCCCGGAAAGAAGCTCTCGGCCGAGATGACCGTGCAGAGATGCCCGTCGAGCTCGAGGACGTTGCCCTTGCGGACGGAGGAGGCGATGACCTTGACCACGTGAATGTCCTTGATGCTGCCCACGCGGGGCGCGAATTCCTTGCCGCGCAACTACCGCATCGTGCGGCGAAACGGAAGCGCGGTGTCCAAAATCGCGACACGATCCATTGACATTGCGATGATGTAGATACAATTAAAGTCGTGAAGATCGAATTTGATCCCGGCAAGAACGAACGCAATATCCGCGAGCGCGGCCTGGCGTTCATGCAGGTGGACGAGTTCGCGTGGGAGACGGCCCAGACGCACGAGGATCGTCGTTTCCCGTATCCTGAGCGGCGCTTCGTTTCGCTGGGATTGATTGGAGAACGCCTCTTTGTTGTCTGCTTCACGCCTATACCCGGCGGTATTCGCGTGATCAGCTTTCGCAATGCGAATGCGCGGGAGGTGAAGCGCTATGAGCAGGAAGCCGACTGATATCGATCCGGCCCTCGCGCCGCTGACGGATGAGGACGGGGAGGTGCGTGAGTTGACCGCGGCCGACTTTGCGGAGATGCGGCCCGCTTATGAGGTGCTCCCGCCCGAGCTGGTTGCGCTGATGCGTGAACATCGTCGACGGCAGGGCGAGCGCGGCCCGCAAAAGGCGGCGACGAAGAAGCTGGTCAGCATCCGGCTCGATCAGGACGTTCTGGAGCGCGCCAAGGCCGATGGTCCCGGTTGGCAGACCCGGATTAACGAGATTCTGCGCGAAGCTCTGCTCAAGAAGGCGGGTTGACCGCGATCGTTATGAGTAACGGTAACCCGCCTTTCTGGCGACCGGACATCCATGCTGACCGGCGTCCGGCGCTGCTGGCGCGCGGACGGATCAAGGCGGCGCTGCGGCGCTGGTTCGAGGCGCGCGAGTTCATCGAGGTCGAGGCCGCGATCCTGCAGCTTTCACCGGGGAACGAGACGCATCTGCATGGCTTTCCCACCACGCTGATCGACGATGGCGGCGCACAGCATCCTTATTACCTGCACACCTCGCCGGAGTTCGCCGCCAAGAAGCTGCTGGCGGCGGGCGAGAAGCGCATCTTCGATTTCGCCCGCGTCTTCCGCAATCGCGAACGCACCGCCCTGCACCATCCCGAATTCACCATGCTGGAATGGTATCGCGCCGGGGAGGATTACGAGGCGCTGATGGATGATTGCGCGGCCCTGCTGGCCGAGGCGGCGCGCGCGGCGGGGGCGAGCGTGCTGCGCTGGCGCGGCGCCGAGGCCGATCCGTTCGCGGCGCCGGAGCGGCTGACCGTGCAGGATGCCTTCCGTCGTCATGCTGGCATCGATCTCAAGCGCACGATCGCGGCCGACCTCTATCTCGACCGCCCGGCGCTCGCGGCCGATGCCGCTGAAGCTGGCATCCGGGTTGCCGAAGACGACAGCTGGTCGGATATCTTCAGCCGCATCCTCTCCGAGAAGGTCGAGCCTGAGCTCGGCCGCGGCCGCGCCACCATCCTGTGCGAATACCCGATCTCCGAGGCGGCGCTGGCACGGCCGAAGCCGGGCGATCCGCGCGTCGCCGAGCGCTTCGAGCTCTATGCCTGCGGCGTCGAGCTCGCCAATGCCTTCGGGGAGCTGACCGATTCGGACGAGCAGCGCCGCCGTTTCGAGGCTGACATGGACGAGAAGCAGCGCATCTATGGCGAGCGCTACCCGATCGACGAGGATTTCCTCGCCGCGCTTGCGCTGATGCCGCAGGCTTCGGGCATCGCGCTCGGCTTCGACCGGCTGGTCATGCTCGCGACCGGCGCGCGCCGGATCGAGGATGTGCTCTGGACGCCGGTCGCGGAACCGGGCAGGGGAGGGCAATGACGATCCACCAGCTGCCCAGCCAGCCGCTGAAGACGGTCGACGCTCTCGTCGAGCGTGGCCTCGTCGCGCCCGCCCGGCGCGACGCTTTGGCCGAGGTCACCCAGCGCTATGCCGTTTCGGTGACGCCGGCGATCGCCGCGCTGATCGATCCGTCCGACGAAAGCGACCCCATTGCCCGCCAGTTCATTCCTGCCCCGGCAGAGATCGAAACGTTGCCGGAGGAGCTGGCCGACCCGATCGGCGACGAGGCGCATTCGCCGGTCGAGGGCGTGGTCCATCGCTACCCGGACCGGGCTTTGCTCAAGCTGGTCCATGCCTGCCCGGTCTATTGCCGCTTCTGCTTCCGCCGCGAGATGGTCGGCCCGGGTGGCGATGCGCTGACCGGCGAGAAACTCGACGCTGCGCTGGCCTATCTCGCCTCCCGTCCGGAAATCTGGGAGGTGATCATGACCGGCGGCGACCCGCTGATCCTTTCCGCCCGGCGGATGCGCGAGATCGCCAGGCGCCTCGCCGCGATCCCGCACATCAAGGTGGCGCGCTGGCATACGCGCGTGCCGATGGTCCAGCCCGAGCGCATCACCGAGGACTACGCCCGCGCGCTGCGCATCCCGGGCAAGGCGAGCTACATCGCCATCCACGCCAACCATCCGCGCGAGTTCACCGAGGACGCGAAGGCTGCGCTGGCACGTCTCGTCGACGCCGGCCACGTCCTCGTCAGCCAGAGCGTGCTGCTCAAGGGCGTCAATGCCGATGTCGAGACGCTGTCGGCGCTGATGCGCGCTTTCGTCGAGAGCCGGGTCAAGCCGTATTATCTGCACCATCCCGATTTCGCGCCGGGTACCTCGCATTTCCGGATGTCGCTGGCGGAAGGGCAGGCTCTCGTCAAAAGCCTGCGCGGCAATCTTTCGGGACTGTGCCAGCCGACCTATATCCTCGACATCCCCGGTGGGGCCGGCAAGATCCCGGTCGGGCCCGCCTTCCTTTCGGGCTGCGAGATGCCCGGCGCGCAAGGCTTCGCGGAGGATCGCCATGGCGACCTCCATGCCTATCCGCCGGTCTGAAGATGCCCTTGTCGCGGCGATCCGCGAAGGACTGAGCCATGCTGAACTCTGCTGCGCCCGACAAGATGCCGCTCGCGATCGTCTCCGATATCGCCTGCCCGTGGTGCTTCATCGGCAAGACCCGGCTGGAGACAGCGCTCGCCAATCATAACCTCACCGAGCGCGTCGCCATCACCTGGCTGCCCTATGAGCTCAACCCGGAGATGCCGGCCGACGGCATGGACCGCACCGCGTATCTCGACGCCAAGTTCGGCCCCGGCAAGCGCCGCGAGATCGAGCTGCGCCTCTCCGAGGCGGCATTGGAGAGCGGCGTCACCTTCAACTGGGCGAAGGTGACCAAGAGCGTCAACACCCGCATGGCGCATATGCTCGTCGCCGCCGCCGCGACCGTGCAGCGTGGCGGCGAGATGACTGCGGCGCTGTTCAAGGCCTATTGGCAGGACGGGCGCGATATCGGCGACCTCGAGACGCTGGTCGCGATCGCCGGCGAGCAGGGCTTCGACGAGCAGGCGGCACGCGACGAGTTGTCCAATGACGAGTTGCGCGAGACCGTGATCGGGCTCGAAGCGCATGCCCAGAAGGTCGGCGTGACCGGCGTGCCCTTCTTCATCGTCGACGGCAAGCTTGCAGTTTCCGGCGCCCAGCCGCCGGAGGTCTGGACCCAGGTTTTCGCGCAGGTGCTGACGGCGAAGCCTAATGACGAGGATGAGTGACGCGTTCCGCAGTGCATCTTCGCCGTTGGGTCGAAAAAAAGATCTGTCTCAAAAATGAGAAATCCTTGCGCTGCCGCTCGAATCGTGCCTTTCACCCGGTAACAGGCGGAGGGCAGGGCGATGACGCAGAAGATCAACGATCTCCGGGACCGCATGATCGTCGCGCTCGATGTGCCGACGGTCTGGGACGCCTACCGCATCGTTTCGACGCTGGGTGACGGGGCGAGTTTCTACAAGATCGGCTACCGGCTCGCCTTCGCCGGCGGACTCGACCTCGCCCGCCAGCTCGTGACCGAAGGCAAGAAGGTCTTCCTCGATCTCAAGCTGCACGATATCGGCAACACCGTCACCGAGGGCGTGGAATCGCTGACCAAGCTCGGCGTCACTTTCCTCACCGTGCATGCCTATCCGCAGACCATGCGCGGCGCGGTCGAGGGGCGCGGCGAGGCGGCCCTGAAGCTGCTCGCGGTCACCGCCCTGACCTCCTATGACGATGGCGACCTGAAGGATGCCGGCTACGGGCTCGCGGTACGCGATCTCGTGCGCATGCGTGCCCAGCAGGCCCGCACCGCCGGCGTCGACGGCATCGTCTGCTCCGCCGCCGAGACCGAGATCGTCCGCGGGGTGATCGGCCCCGATATGGTCATCGTCACACCCGGCATCCGCCCGGCCGGAAGCGCCGTCGGCGACCAGAAGCGCACCTTGACCCCGGCCGAAGCGATCCGCGCCGGCGCCGACCATCTCGTCATCGGGCGTCCCATCATCCGCGCGGCTGACCCGCGTGCAGCGGCCGCCGCGGTCATGGACGAGATCGCGGGCGCCGCCTAGACCATCGCGCGTCCGAACGGACGCGATCACGATGATCTATCATAGTGTTATCGCATCGGAGTCTTCCGAAAAGTGGGGTCCACTTTTCGGTCCGATGCGATAGTCTGCCGCTCCTTTCCACCGGATATGGATACGGCAATGCCCAAGGGATATGTGATCGGTCGCGCCAAGGTGACACATGCGACGCAATGGGCGGTCTACGCCGCGAAGGCCTCCGAGGTGATCAAGCAATATGGCGGCACGCCTTTGGTGCGCGGCGGCCAGATGTCGGTCGGCGAAGGCGAGGGACGGTCCCGCAACGTCGTCCTCGAATTCCCCGATTACGCGGCGGCCAAGGCCTATCTGTTCTCGGCCGAATATGGCGAGGCGCGCAAGCTGCGCGAGGGTGCCGGCGAGATCGATCTGATCGCGGTCGAGGGGGCATGACCATGGCGAAAGGCTACTGGATCGCCCGCCTCGACGTGCAGAACGAGTCGGAATACGCCACCTATCGCTCGCTCAATGCCATCGCCTTCGCCAAATACGGCGCCAAGTTCATCGTTCGTGGCGGCGAGTACAAGCTTGCCCGCGGTGAGGGCCGCAAGCACAACGTCGTCATCGAGTTCAAGGACATCGAGACGGCGCGCGCCTGCTACGAATCGCCGGAGTATCAGGCGGCCGTGCAGCACCTCGCCAAGGTCGGCCCGGTCGATCTCGTCATCATCGAGGGTTACGAGGGCGCGCAGCCGGGCGATTGAGGTTTGTCGCGACGCTCGCCATCATTGCGATGAGGCGAAGCCGACGACGCAATCCAGCAAGGCCTGCGCAGGGCTGGATTGCTTCGCCTACGCTCGCAATGACGCTGGAGCCGCGTTGACGGGCGACTCCGAAATGACCGCCTCCTAGTGCCCCTGCGTCTCGGCGGCTGCGGCCTTCGCTTGCTTGCCGCGCCGGGCCTTCAGCATCGGCTCGACGATGAAGTGCATGCCGACGAGGCAGAGCCCACCGATGATGAGCCCGAACACGGCCGAGGCGGCAGCTGTCGTCAGCCATTCGAGCAGGCCCGATAGCGCGGGCCATGCCTGGCCGATCGCGACGGCAACCGCATGGATGGTATGCTCGATCCCGGCGAGCCCATAGCCGGCGAGGCCGTGGATGATGATGCCGCCGCCGACCCAGAGCATTGCCGCCGTGCCGACCGCGCTCAGCACCTTGAGAAAGGGTGGCATGCCGGTGACGAGGCCGCGCCCCAGCAGCCGGACCGGGAGGATGCCGCTGCGCGACAGGGCGACGCCGGCATCATCAGCCTTTACGATCAGGGCGACGACGCCATAGACCAGCACGGTCATGCCGAGCCCGACCACGGCCAGCACCAGCGCCTGCATCCAGAAGGAGGAGGCGGTGACGCCGGCGAGCGTGATCGCCATGATCTCGGCCGAGAGGATGAAATCGGTCTTGATCGCGCCGGCGATCTTCTGGTCTTCGAGTTCCCGGGAGTCGAGAATGTCGGTGCCACCCTCGCCGGCGGCCTCGTCGTGATGCGCATGCGGCACGACGAGCTCGTAGACCTTCTCGAAACCCTCGAAGCAGAGATAGGCCCCGCCCGCCATCAAGAGCGGCGTGATCGCCCAGGGCGCGATGAGGCTGAGCACCAGCGCCGCCGGCAAGAGGAAGAGCAGCTTGTTCTTCAGCGAGCCGAGCGCGATCTTGCCGATGATCGGCAATTCGCGTTCCGCCGCGAAGCCGACGGCATAGCGCGGCGTCACCGCCGCGTCGTCGATGACGATGCCGGCCGCCTTGGCGCCGGCCTTGGTCGCCTGTGCCGCGGCGTCGTCGAGCGCGGCCGCGGCGACCTTGGCCAGGGCTGCGACGTCGTCGAGAAGGGCGAACAGTCCCGAACTCATGGCGGTCTCCAGACGTGGCCGCGGGTCGGGCGGCGTGCAGCTGATAAGCGATCCGATTTGCCCTGATATGACAGCAGCGAGGCGCCCGCAGGCAAGCGAGAGCGGATGCGGGCTTGACTCCGAAGCGTTTTGGAGTCGCTTTATGCTTGGAACAAAAAGTGAACATATACATCGATGGCCGATGCATCCACCCGATCCCTGACAGCCCTGCGGCAGAGCCTCGCTCTGGCGGGGCTGGCGCGCGAGCTTTCGCCGGTGGAGCGCATCGCCTTCGGGACGCCCTCCCTGGACGAGCCGCTGGGCGGCGGGATCGCGCGTGCTGCACTACATGAAGTCTACGCTCCGGGCGCGGCCGATCTCCCCGCCGCCACCGGCTTCGCCGCGGCCTTGGCTCTGCGCGCCGCCGGATCGCGGCCCGTGCTCTGGGTCCGGCAGGATTTTCTCGATGCCGAGGCCGGCCGCCTGCACCCGCCGGGCCTGGCCGAGCTCGGGCTCGATCCCTCGCAGATCCTGCTGGTCCGGGTCAGGGACGGAGAGGGGGCGCTGCGGGCAGGGGCGGAAGCGGCGCGCTGTGCCGCGCTCGGGGCGACCCTGATCGAGCCCTGGGGGCGCCGCGCCAGTTCGACCTGACCGCCAGCCGACGCCTGGCGCTGGCGGCGGAGGCCTCCGGCGTCCTGACCCTGCTGCTGCGGGTGGCGACGCAGCCGGAGCCCAGCGCCGCCAGCACGCGCTGGCAGGTGCGGGCCCTGCCGTCGCGGGCGCGGGAGGCGGAGGCGCCGGGGGATCCCGCCTTCGGATTGCGGCTGCTGCGTCATCGCGGCGGCCTTGGTGAGCGTGAGTGGCGTGTGGAGTGGAACCGTGACGAACGATGTTTCCGGGACAGGATCGGGAGCGAGGGAGGCAAAAGGGATGCAGCGCCGCTATCTCGCCCTCTGGTTTCCCTATCTGGCGAGCGAGCGCCTGCGCCGGCGGACTTCCGCCGGGCCGGATGAGCGCCCGCTCGTCCTGGTCGAGAAGGATCGCGGCGCGCTCCGTCTCGCCGATTGCGACAAACAGGCGGTCAAGCTCGGCCTGACCCGCGGTCTGACCCTGGCCGACGCCCGCGCCCGTATCCCGGAGCTAACGGTGGTCGAGGCCGATCCGGTTGCCGACCAGCGCCTGCTTGAATGGCTCGCCGCGCTCTGCGACCGATTCACTCCGCTGGTCGCGCTCGATCCGCCGCATGGGCTCGTGCTCGACATCACCGGTTGTGCCAAACTCTTCGGCGGCGAGGCGGCCCTGCGCCAGCGGCTCGGCCTCGGCATGCGCCGGCTCGGCCTGACTCTCTTCGCCAGCATCGCCGGCACGCCGCAGGCGGCGCGCGCGCTCTCTCGCTTCGGTCGCTGCGCCATTTCGCTTCCGGGCGAGGACGAGCGGCGGACGCTGCCGCTGCCGGTCGCGGCGCTGGAGGTTTTCCCTGAGACGGTGATCGCCCTGTCGCGCGCCGGGCTGAAGACGCTGGGCGATCTCACTGGGCGGCCCTCGCACACGCTCGCCGCCCGCTTCGGCGAGGCGCTCGTCACGCGCTTACGCCGCATCCTCGGCCATGAGGATGCCCGCATCACGCCCTTGCGGCCGCCGCCCGATTGCGTGGTCGAGCGGCATTTCCCCGATCCGCTGCAGGATACCGACGGGCTCGAGGCGATCGTCGCCCGCCTGCTCGGCGAGGCCGGGCGCCTGCTCGAAGCCCGCGGCGAGGGCGGGCGCGCCTTCGAGATCAGCTTCTTCCGCAGCGACGGCGCCGTGCGCCGGCTGGCGCTGGAGACCGGCCGGCCTTCGCGCGACGCCTCCGCGATCCTGCGGCTCTATCGCGAGCGCATCGACAGCCTGGCCGATCCGCTCGATCCCGGCTTCGGCTTCGACGCGATCAGGCTCGCGGTGCTGGTCTGTGAGCCGCTCGGGACGCCGCAGGCGAGCCTCGACGGGCGCGCCGTCGAGGAGGAGGCGGTCGCCGATCTGGTCGACCGGCTGGTCGCCCGCTTCGGCCGCGAGCGCGTGCTGCGCTTCGTCGCACAGGACAGCCATCAGCCCGAGCGTGAAGCTGCGCTGATTCCGGCCGCGTCCGGC
This sequence is a window from Bosea vestrisii. Protein-coding genes within it:
- a CDS encoding DUF1330 domain-containing protein, coding for MPKGYVIGRAKVTHATQWAVYAAKASEVIKQYGGTPLVRGGQMSVGEGEGRSRNVVLEFPDYAAAKAYLFSAEYGEARKLREGAGEIDLIAVEGA
- a CDS encoding BrnT family toxin, producing MKIEFDPGKNERNIRERGLAFMQVDEFAWETAQTHEDRRFPYPERRFVSLGLIGERLFVVCFTPIPGGIRVISFRNANAREVKRYEQEAD
- the epmA gene encoding EF-P lysine aminoacylase EpmA yields the protein MSNGNPPFWRPDIHADRRPALLARGRIKAALRRWFEAREFIEVEAAILQLSPGNETHLHGFPTTLIDDGGAQHPYYLHTSPEFAAKKLLAAGEKRIFDFARVFRNRERTALHHPEFTMLEWYRAGEDYEALMDDCAALLAEAARAAGASVLRWRGAEADPFAAPERLTVQDAFRRHAGIDLKRTIAADLYLDRPALAADAAEAGIRVAEDDSWSDIFSRILSEKVEPELGRGRATILCEYPISEAALARPKPGDPRVAERFELYACGVELANAFGELTDSDEQRRRFEADMDEKQRIYGERYPIDEDFLAALALMPQASGIALGFDRLVMLATGARRIEDVLWTPVAEPGRGGQ
- a CDS encoding BrnA antitoxin family protein, with protein sequence MSRKPTDIDPALAPLTDEDGEVRELTAADFAEMRPAYEVLPPELVALMREHRRRQGERGPQKAATKKLVSIRLDQDVLERAKADGPGWQTRINEILREALLKKAG
- a CDS encoding Y-family DNA polymerase, whose amino-acid sequence is MQRRYLALWFPYLASERLRRRTSAGPDERPLVLVEKDRGALRLADCDKQAVKLGLTRGLTLADARARIPELTVVEADPVADQRLLEWLAALCDRFTPLVALDPPHGLVLDITGCAKLFGGEAALRQRLGLGMRRLGLTLFASIAGTPQAARALSRFGRCAISLPGEDERRTLPLPVAALEVFPETVIALSRAGLKTLGDLTGRPSHTLAARFGEALVTRLRRILGHEDARITPLRPPPDCVVERHFPDPLQDTDGLEAIVARLLGEAGRLLEARGEGGRAFEISFFRSDGAVRRLALETGRPSRDASAILRLYRERIDSLADPLDPGFGFDAIRLAVLVCEPLGTPQASLDGRAVEEEAVADLVDRLVARFGRERVLRFVAQDSHQPEREAALIPAASGRSDAAPWPVSQPDEPPARPLQLFEPPQPVETLAEVPDGPPLRFRWRRVLHEIARAEGPERIAPDWWRDGPNEHTRDYYRVEDAHGRRFWLFRAGLYGRETTAPRWYLHGLFA
- a CDS encoding DUF808 domain-containing protein — protein: MSSGLFALLDDVAALAKVAAAALDDAAAQATKAGAKAAGIVIDDAAVTPRYAVGFAAERELPIIGKIALGSLKNKLLFLLPAALVLSLIAPWAITPLLMAGGAYLCFEGFEKVYELVVPHAHHDEAAGEGGTDILDSRELEDQKIAGAIKTDFILSAEIMAITLAGVTASSFWMQALVLAVVGLGMTVLVYGVVALIVKADDAGVALSRSGILPVRLLGRGLVTGMPPFLKVLSAVGTAAMLWVGGGIIIHGLAGYGLAGIEHTIHAVAVAIGQAWPALSGLLEWLTTAAASAVFGLIIGGLCLVGMHFIVEPMLKARRGKQAKAAAAETQGH
- a CDS encoding lysine-2,3-aminomutase-like protein, whose amino-acid sequence is MTIHQLPSQPLKTVDALVERGLVAPARRDALAEVTQRYAVSVTPAIAALIDPSDESDPIARQFIPAPAEIETLPEELADPIGDEAHSPVEGVVHRYPDRALLKLVHACPVYCRFCFRREMVGPGGDALTGEKLDAALAYLASRPEIWEVIMTGGDPLILSARRMREIARRLAAIPHIKVARWHTRVPMVQPERITEDYARALRIPGKASYIAIHANHPREFTEDAKAALARLVDAGHVLVSQSVLLKGVNADVETLSALMRAFVESRVKPYYLHHPDFAPGTSHFRMSLAEGQALVKSLRGNLSGLCQPTYILDIPGGAGKIPVGPAFLSGCEMPGAQGFAEDRHGDLHAYPPV
- a CDS encoding phospholipase D-like domain-containing protein is translated as MWEILSAYWPHILGVVSLALTVVAASHAAMTKDEVRAAIGWVGVIVLSPIIGPLIYAVGGINRIRRASIVSQRKPKLGSAPLAQTFEVSDAEIAGDVGRRFAALKTLGDKATRRHLKTGNAIAVLRTGDEAYAAMMAAIAAAERSIILETYIFDRDPLGLRIADALIAAVRRGVDVRVLIDAVGARYSVPSIVGYLQKSGVPTEVFNGNIIIGLRLPYANLRTHRKLLIVDGWIAFAGGMNIRQGFTSEFAGVAAAHDTHFRIEGPVVEDLFGVAAEDWRFASGEELAGDVWTVTPAAASQGPTVLMRAVASGPDASLETNHKLLIGAFSVARTSIRIMSPYFLPDRELISALITAARRGVAIDIVVPDVNNLVLVDRAMRAQFDQVLKDGCKIWRATGSFDHSKLLAIDGAWAYVGSSNLDARSLRLNFEIDLEVLDADFAGGIEQRIDAAIARARPVTLKGLRSRPFPLRLLDRMLWLWSPYL
- a CDS encoding DsbA family oxidoreductase, which gives rise to MLNSAAPDKMPLAIVSDIACPWCFIGKTRLETALANHNLTERVAITWLPYELNPEMPADGMDRTAYLDAKFGPGKRREIELRLSEAALESGVTFNWAKVTKSVNTRMAHMLVAAAATVQRGGEMTAALFKAYWQDGRDIGDLETLVAIAGEQGFDEQAARDELSNDELRETVIGLEAHAQKVGVTGVPFFIVDGKLAVSGAQPPEVWTQVFAQVLTAKPNDEDE
- a CDS encoding DUF1330 domain-containing protein yields the protein MAKGYWIARLDVQNESEYATYRSLNAIAFAKYGAKFIVRGGEYKLARGEGRKHNVVIEFKDIETARACYESPEYQAAVQHLAKVGPVDLVIIEGYEGAQPGD
- a CDS encoding DUF1993 domain-containing protein — its product is MPLSAYAAVFPGFIQTLKALDAILDKAGAEASERKIQPEVLLSSRLAPDMLSFTRQIQLMSDFAKNAAARVSGAENPRFPDEEKSFDELKARIAKTLDFIASVDKAALDAGLDKDVTFPRGPSATVTMKGVDYITRFAVPNFYFHATTAYDILRENGFQVGKQDFLKGVFDA
- the pyrF gene encoding orotidine-5'-phosphate decarboxylase, with the translated sequence MTQKINDLRDRMIVALDVPTVWDAYRIVSTLGDGASFYKIGYRLAFAGGLDLARQLVTEGKKVFLDLKLHDIGNTVTEGVESLTKLGVTFLTVHAYPQTMRGAVEGRGEAALKLLAVTALTSYDDGDLKDAGYGLAVRDLVRMRAQQARTAGVDGIVCSAAETEIVRGVIGPDMVIVTPGIRPAGSAVGDQKRTLTPAEAIRAGADHLVIGRPIIRAADPRAAAAAVMDEIAGAA